tatgaggaattgtgtaaaatttcaagatttaaaatgaataaaatatagatatcaTGGTACAAAATATctgtaaatagaatatttttaaaaattgactagtaaattttattttaagatcaaaattgtataaactttttttttgtcagctAGCTTTTGCTCTATTCTTTAGATGCTTATTAGCTTCTATAGGTACCGCTGTTGGGAGATCAAGTTGTGGTGTTAATGGATGTGATATTGTTTGAATTGAGTTTTGTTACAGtctgttaaaaaagaatgatttaacTTATGTTTACTAATTTAGAATATTGTCTTTATTTGAAATCCTTTTActcatatttataacaataaatgttgCAAACTTGACAAATTTATTCAACTTGAAATACACACAAGCATATAAAATCAACATTTCAAATGTTGGTTTGAACTTGTTTGTTGAACTAACATGTCTTAAATCTCAcacacatttttcaaaacataaacaaacaaaaacttttcaaaatccaaaatttatgtCATATCCAACAGTACCACAACATCAGTGGTATCTGCAGTCACTTGTGAAGAAGATTAATGCAGAGATAAAGCTAACTCAAATAAAGTTAAGTTTATTATAACTTTCACCCTAAAATGATATGCACtgtagttgatttttaaaaactttcagttttcaAACAGTATATCATAGATTTCAAGATTAAAACTAACATAAATTGTATTAAGTACAGTGTATGACTTACTTTACCAtcactgaaaataagtaatataaaaatgtataatatatttttagtagtatatttctgttatgtatatttaacatatttattcatgaaaacatgtatgattcatttttgttttatttagttatctCATTGAGAGAGATGTTTGCTATCTAGTATTATGTGAACGTAATTATTCTAAACGTTTAGCATTCACTTATCTAGAAGACATCGCACAGGAATTTTATTCTCAACATGGCAAGAGAGTTAGTACTGTGTCAAGACCATATTCATTCATAGAGTTTGGTAAGTGTTTTTTCCCGCTAAATTAAGCATTTTAATCAGTGTATCTTATTCTGAAAAAAGAAGATGAGATAGACATTGTTTTTCATTGGAGCATAAAAGGCCTATTCGTTTTCTTCAAAATGAAGTTGTGTGTTtagaatagttaaaatatattaagaaggATTGATAAACTACAGAAAACATACTATTAAGTAATAGCAGCTGTTCTAGTGTTTATTTCGCAGTTTGATTATAATTGGGTTCTCTCTGTTACATTAAGTTCATCTTATCAAATAATATGGATAGACATTAaacaatgttatttgaatttattttttccatttaactaaATCTTTTTAAGAATGTGGAGGTATGTAAAATCTAACATTACCACCAAAGATCCtgccttataaaaaaattaagcaatttgctttcagttttttgtcttttttacttctttttctcattttgtaCTTTGATATCTAGAACCTGAGTAGTAAACTGAAGTGTATGTGAAGTAAGTTTGTAgcgaaaaaataagttttgatgaCTATTTAATAAAGTGAGGATTTTTCTGAAGCAAAAtctattaatagtttaaattgtTACATACTGCACAAAACAGCTCttgtaataaaattcacaaaataccTGTGTTCAACATAGCTACTTCATATATTGTTACTTTTGCATATCTTCTACACAGTTGACAAACATCAGCCTTTACTTTATGGAATTGTAAATTTCAGTTTGTTTAGAAAACATCTTCAAagtgttttcaaatttaaatttataaaagtttacaaagtgatttttggaatttaaatttatcctttacaAGTAAGTATACCACCATTACACTGTCTATATTTAGGGCTGAGAATTTATACCAATTTTTCATCTTCCATATGAACCAGTTCATGAGCTGCAGTATAGTTAAAATTGtacctataaaatttaaaaaaatgtttaatcttggGTTTTATAATTTGGCCTAGTAGACCTTTCAAGAActggtttttatatttctacatatcttaatttttaaaaccctGTAGTATGTGATTGTAATcgatttaatattcttattattaacaatttcagatacatatatacaaaaagcAAGAAAGTTATTTACTGACTCAAGAGTGAGGCGGAATTTGACCTCATTGAATACAGAGTTGCAGGATGTTCAGAGAATAATGGTACAGAATATTGATGATGTTTTACAAAGAGGAACTGTATTATCAGGTAAGGAGATATATGAATGatagtgaaataattttcatttttaagttgtttaaaatttttaagttttgaatgaAAATGGGATTTACAGTTTTTCAATGTATGGTTGATTTTTCAGTGTACTATAGAAAAGATATTCCACCTATCATCAACTCAAGGTACATAAGAAAACCAAACAGATTTGACATTGACTTAAGAAATCTTAGTTTGATATATACATGaagtaatatttagttaatttctctgctgtaattatttataaaatttagtagtcAGTACAAGAATGTGATTGGTATAATAAAGGTAGAAGATGACAAAAGATAATTGTAGAAAGGTGTGAGATAAGGTCAAATCTGGCCACTATTTTTTTCAAGTTGGTAGGAAACAGTATAggaattaatggaaaaaattttaaacagtgacAAAAGAGGAGagaaatatttactaatgatattttcttttagcTGAAAgcagaaattgattaaaaaacaaatattaaatagtttgGAATCATTGTAAGTAAagagatttaatgaaaaaataaataaaacaatgaagcaaatgaaattatatgagacagaatagtgtttatttaaaatcaactaatcagtttacttttagttaaaaaaaaaaaaatagttattttgaagtaaattttattactttaacttttttctttgaaattatatttatttactgtaaaattaatttttgttttatttcagaattagACTCAAAAGCACAGAATCTTTCAATACTTTCACAGAAGTACAAAAAGGATGCagcatatttaaatatgaaatcagcTTATGTTAAAGCAGCTGCTGGATTTATtgttgtatttgtatttgttatgTATTTCTGGGTTCTATGAATATGAAAATGCGCAATGATTatgatataacaattaaaataaaagttttatttttaagtatgagtgttatatttgttattaatcaaGGTTGTGTAAACATAGAAAAACATGAACACACAAAACAGGGGAGGTAACATTAGAAGATTGTATCATAgtacattattaatgaattatacttATATTGCTTTGGTTTACATCCATATGTCTTGTAATTGTATTATAGTTCTCTAATATACTTCAGTATTGAAGTTAATTTATAGTcaatttatacttcatttttggAATCATTGTAAGGaaagagatttaataataaaaaaaaaaacaaatgacaaatgaaaatttaagtgacaaaagaatatttactttaattaaaatcaactaaTCGGTGTCCTTTTACATTATTATCCAGGTAAATTGCcctggataataattttttgttgacaaGATTCCTGACATATATGtgatataaagtaaaatagacaaaactttgtttattttacttcatatcaGGTATATGTCAGGAAtctttttttccaataataaactTCTATAAAAGCTTAGAATATGGGAAAGTGGTATAGAATTTTATTGTAGGATTGATTAGAAATTTTGTATGTCTTTACTCATCTATGTGTAATATTTCTTCCACATcagataaaattgtattttattataataagtgtCATCATAGTAAGTTTTACTCTCTTCAAAACATTCATGGAATGCCCTTTTTAGTAAAGCCTTCATTTCTGTTTAATGTCTTCAGCAGCTTCAAATTCTGTGCTATCAAATCTTATAAACAAGGCTAAAACTATTGGGGTAGTGTTCTTGCTCAAAAATTACCCAAGTAAGCTGCAATATTTTCCACAAATTGACCTTTCATAAATTAACCGTCTTTTACAGATAACTTCACCCAAATGATTTATAATgcccctgatttttttttttactacagcaTAAAAAAGATTCATGGGACATAGATCCCGTGTCCCACAGgataattatgtagaaaataaaaaaatttaagaaatagatGAATCTTGATGTGCTTTTTATTCTTGTGAGAATTgaggaaaattcattttcagtGTCATAGCCCTCTATTTACAATTTATCATTAGTGGATCACTaggtcattaataatttaatttattatttccttagcAATTTcttgataaagtaatttttttattcaaatgtaacaatttttatcatcatttgatatccaaaatagtgaaaataatttcatatgaaCTGTATGAGATACAACTTCTCTAATAGTGATTCAGTGATTagccatatttttttatcatagatGCTTAGATTTACAACTCTAACATTATCTTTTCAATTGATTTACAACTATCCTGgaagtatttgaattatttataaatggctttttcctttttatctgtTTTCCAAGAAAAACTGTATGATCAAACTTTGTAcgtttttgttcttattttgttAGTATTGGTTCAAATTCTAATCTACATAACAttttaagaagatttttaataatgaatatttactaCTGTAGAGTTGTATGACAACTTTGCTTCTGTGTGGTTAACATAACCATGAGCTTATTTAAGAAGACTTAACTTCTTATGTGATGTCTTTAATATACctgcaatattaaataattcaaaaatattacataatggtAATGAAATTACTCCTAAAAATCAGCATGTCTGTTATTGTTTAGTGTAGGATAGTATAAATTGACTAAATGTAATGTATCTAGATAAACTACAATTTGGCATTGCAAGACTAATATTTTGCTGTTATTAGCTACttaattactgtaaaatgttaattaatttacattcaatgtaaataaattttatctcattataaTATCTGGACCATacacactaattattattttttatttatagatgttattaaattatacattattcaaataatttttttatatttatttattatttcacaaaattatatttttcaacatttttttacattcctttataattatttataaaaaaaagttaatacttttttactcTGTAATCTTTTAgccaacatatattaaaatattcatctttataaataaaaaaatatatatttttaatttgtattttattattattaatcgtatttatttatctgtttatatgTTTGTCTTCATAATATGtggttgtaataaataattatatttattgaaaaaataccttTGGgtcttattttttgttcattaggtgtaaagtaatttttgtttttgaatgtcagctattaattaaattgatttaaaaaatgtattgttttaagtGATTACTATACTTTACTAAAACAAGTTTTCCCTTTTGTATTAGAATGATccttattaataaagaaaaaattgtcattatGATGAAATTTCTCTTTGTCATAATACTGTTAAGAAaagtataattgtttatttataacaatttgttatcgaaaaattattaaatcagagTTTAATATTACCAGTAGGAAGTtatcaaaagacaaaaaaaattatatattttcttcttccttAAAACATACAGGAAAGAAATAACTAGTTTGACAGGctagaaaaaacttatttctttagagactcataaaaaaaatctctacatAATACTAGATGTAAGAAAGCTAGATAAgctaactgtaaataaaagaaattattttatttaactgctgctgaaaacacagaaattttacagttacatagtataatttttattaattcattacatatatatatatatatatatatatatatgtattaattcatgaatttaatttttgaactgaaaatgagggaaaagaaatattaatatcaagAAAAAGATTATCAGTAGCGAGTTAGTAAACCCCTccaaaaacaaaatgattaattttcttataaaaatttattgcattttagaGAGGTGAAAAGTGTTTGTTTgagtataattttacaaattacatatgattttgtttgattaaataaatcgTGTTTGGATAATAACCTATCGCTAGTGAATTTCAGAATGTAAGGTCCTGTTCTTAATGCGTTAAAataacatgtatttaaaattgtgtaaggTTATGCTATctgaagttaaataaaagaatcagTTGAGGTTTTCCTTTGATCATTATTGATttggttaaaaatgaaattataaaactatagcAAGTttagtacaaatttaaaaaggttCTATCCAATATTTTACTGGAAAAATCATTTACACATATACTATCATTTAATAAGCTAAAGCATAATGGTTATTTTGTATCCTCATTTAATCCATTATTCCATTAGCAAATGATATTGATTGTCTCAACTATATTATTCTCTACTGAAGTTAAGATTAccatttataacttattttttaaaaagtgtaatgtatttattattaatagctgttATTGAatgatgattattttctttttattctggttttttttttttaagcaatataaATTATGCAGTATATATCTTGTTTAATCTATCTTATATCCTTTCAAAAGCGTAACACATGTTAGATTATTGATGAACTGTATTAAGTATGAcagttttattatacattctaatatcactattattattgacTACATTAAACTTTAGCTTGGCCAATGTTAATaatcttgtaaaataaatttattaaatcggtcacaattttctttttttgaatctTGTTATAATAATGCATATAAAGTTGAGGTTTTACTAAATCTAAGTGGATCTTAtccaaattttcattcatttctagtactattttaaaccaatattttttcaactaattcaattcatttcttttctttttattgtatgttaatcataacatttttttcttgcaGCCACTCCTTTTCAGTCATTTgggtcaaaatattattttgcagtACAGTTTTAACCTACCTTGTCtgttacagttttaaattaataaatttccagtGGCTTAATATACTATCTGTTGTACTGATTCTTTTTCTAATGAGaattcatcacatttttttttcttttacttcagaACCTCTTCATCTTGAACTTTATCAGTCttattcattttcaacatttttcctGAACATCACACATTTCAAAAGCCACTAAGGATATCTTATTTCAtaggttttcatttttatatttcttttgaaatcagATATcagtttaaactttaataaaatattgagattaCTAAAGCTAAAGTTTTTGTTATCCTAAGATAACAAAAAGATAACAGTTTTGCTAACAAAACTGTTAAGTCTTCTTGTTCTTAATTTACATGAACAATCATCTACACATGATGTATTTAACCCCCGagtgttttgtaaatatatgttttttaggaaatatttgattttttaaaaaatataagaaagttaaaattattttcatcaaaccAGCCACGACTAAGCtactattgtaattaaaatttatgcattttaagaataacaaacagtaaacttttaaattgtatactttttaaaaataattttaaagttgcccacaattattacattattaaacatcTGAAtctgctatttattattattattattattatagttttgaatgtgtagtaaataaaatatattctaaattatttattatatttttttaaaacgtaacataaataaactaatggctTTACTTTATTCATATAATCAATAGATGTAAAAACAATGTAATGCAAATGTTAAGGTATTATGTATATTTGGagtgttaaagaaaatatttggagtggttattgaaaatattgtaaaaaaaaatgaaatgggtgagggtgattttcttttatataaaaattataccaattatataatcataaataaaaaattgtctaaatattgatttacaagatattattgtattattttttttttagatacacaaaaatataaaatgattaatatttagtGATAAATTGAAcccgatttaatttaatttttaaatttggtttaaataggACTTTCCTATTTCCTCAAAACATTTGCAGTGTCAATTTTGAACATCTTAAGTGCATGTTAATACTGTCTTATAATGTGATTTCAGTTGAAGTTATTGTTAGGAAGATATGTACTTAGAtgtggtaaaatataaataaatttgaggtATGTCTTTTCGtgtaatatatcatattatttgtttctaaatatttcataatgttacTGTCAATtgcaaatgataataaaattaacagattcaTATTGACAAACAGCCATTTGACTGCATTGTAAATGTGtaactttttaacttaataaaatcacGAGCAATAATTTCACCTGGAACTACAATGAAAAACACCATTGTTCACtttctaaaatgataaaaaaattgattgtaagaGAATAAGTTTACAtcaagcttttaaaattttatattctaaaaaaagttttgtttctaaaaatattaataattgtttgataatttaaaaaagaaaaaaaaattgtacaacatGAGATGAACAATATTCTCCGcatattaacagtttttataagaatTCAAAACAAAGGTGGTTATAGTACATACAAAGCTCagttgataaattttgcacactagcgtgctataTAGAGTACCTTTGTACTCTATATATCCAACTCAACAGTACCTTTGTACTGTTGAGTTGGATATGGCAGCACATGAAAGCTAAAATCCCTCTCTATAAACCTGcgataatgttttgtttaaatccaTTTACTGGTTTGTTTTGAGTAGCATTTAAAATGTAGTCAAGTACGACCAAtttgtcaacacggttaaaaaaGCAcgcagtgatcaaatttttaatagcagaaaatgtgaatcctacaaatatttttcatagtttaaaagcagtttatggtagtgaaactgttgacagtagtactgtgaataggtgggcattGAAATTTCACAAATGTGAAGGTAGTAAAGTGGCAATTGAGGATGCACCTCACAGCAgacaaccagtttctgtgactagCAAATCATCCAGCAACGCATTGCTATTCAATTAGGCATATCTTAAGAATGAGTAGGCCGTATTATCGAGCAACtgggttactgtaaaatctgtgtACGATGGGTACTGTGCAGACTctctgcaagctgaagtttgagtcTATTCTGAATCTGCCATATCCACCGAATTCGGCTCCATGCGATTTCCACTTCCCTCAACTCAAGAAGGAATATCAGAGGTAATCATTATACCACCAgtgatgaggtgaaggaagctgtggtcacttggatccgagaaagaccgccagaatttttcaatgatggaatgcaaaaacttgtcacactttgggaaaagtgtatcagagTAAAtggagattatattgaaaaataaatgctgCATTTTgcagctaaggtattgtacttttattaattttttatttcatttcaatgcCTCTTTTCATTCCCATTCTATGCACACATGTACAGAATTTATCAGACAAGCCTCGTATAAACTCTTGTATTCTTCAGctgaattacaaattattttttgagcaTTTAATACTTGTTAAACAATGTCTATAAGTCCCTTcagatttatttatagatttatttatttatttaataggtttGTCAGGAAGGGCTTTTAAGtcataatccataaaaaattgtCCCTACTAGTTCTGAACTTTTTttcagaagaaatgaaaataaaaacaaaaaacctttttaaaaagtttccacATCTACTTACACTACAAATACAGTTGAATTTTCAGTcctgaaaataagattttttttttttttgtcttcagtcatttgactggtttgatgcagctctccaagattccttatctagtgctagtcgtttcatttcagtataccctctacatcctacatccctaacaatttgttttacatattccaaacgtggcctgcctacacaatttttcccttctacctgtccttccaatattaaagcaactattccaggatgccttagtatgtggcctataagtctgtctcttcttttaactatatttttccaaatgcttctttcttcatctatttgccgcaatacctcttcatttgtcactttatccacccatctgatttttaacattctcctatagcaccacatttcaaaagcttctaatcttttcttctcagctactccgattgtccaagtttcacttccatataaagcgacactccaaacatacactttcaaaaatcttttcctgacatttaaattaatttttgatgtaaacaaattatatttctgactgacggctcgtttagcttgtgctattcggcattttatatcgctcctgcttcgttcatctttagtaattctacttcccaaataacaaaattcttctacctccataatcttttctcctcctattttcacattcagtggtccatctttgttatttctactacatttcattacttttgttttgttcttgtttattttcatgcgatagttcttgcgtaggacttcatctatgccgttcattgtttcttctaaatcctttttactctcggctagaattactatatcatcagcaaatcgtagcatctttatcttttcaccttgtactgttactccgaatctaaattgttctttaacatcattaactgctagttccatgtaaagattaaaaagtaacggagatagggaacatccttgtcggactccctttcttattatggcttctttcttatgttcttcaattgctactgttgctgtttggttcctgtacatgttagcaattgttcatcaatctcttcgtatacactctctacctcatcatcatcatgggcgcttgtaggcatatagacgttaacaatcgttatcgggttaggttttgattttatccatattacaatgattctatcgctatgcgttttgaaatactctactctcttccctatcttcttgttcattatgaaacctactcctgcctgcccattatttgaagctgagttaattactctaaaatcacctgaccaaaagtcgccttcctcttcccaccgaacctcactaattcctactacatccacatttatcctatccatttccctttttaaattttctagcctaccaaccttttttaagcttctaacattccacgctccgactcgtagaatgttattttttaattttctagtgaccccttccttagtagtccccacccggagatccgaacgggggactagtttacctccagaatattttaccaaggaaggcgcctccattattgctatgtgaaaatgcagagagccatattttcttggaaaaaaagcagctgtagttttccattgctttcagctgcgtagtactcagaggactgagtgatgttgatatggccgtttaagtcattgtgactcacgcccctaacaactactgaaagagctgctgccctctttcaggaattattccttagtctggctctcaacagatacctctccgatatggttgcaccttcggtccagctactctgtatccctgagcactcaagccccctcaccaacggcaaggtctcatgattcatggaggaggaaaaaaataagatttaaaaaaaattatatttcaagtatTGTTCCTATTCAACTTGCcccttgttttttatttatttatttttttgtttaaaagtttatttattggaacaattatttacttcaaaatttggCACAACCTGTGCAATGATTCAGCAggctgtaaaataattatgatttaaaaataaataaaaatactcttaTTCAAATGTAAAGTATTCTCTATCCATCTTTAGTTTTGCTGAAAATCTCAATAAAAAAGTCTACATAAAGtacagtttacattttatttgaaattgtagcctgaaaaaagaaaattattaaaaaaatattttacaatgaaaggaaaaagaaaagtaattaatacaatatataatattaaattattaaaaatggatttcattcgtaataattttaaaaatattatgtattattaaaggcaattaatctaaataagtaaaatgtaaataattatttatttaaatcaagattACATCATAAGATATCACTTTTTGAGTACTCAAATGTTAACAAACAATTGTTATGTGAATAATGCTTTTCAAAGTCTCGAGGACAATCCTTAAAGGTGGTAAGAGTTTATCTAAGGGAAGACTGTTTCCCTCATGGGCAATTTTATGTGTACTGCTCTAGGGTGAGCCCACTTAATAGTCTATTCAGAAAGACTGCTAACGTagtttacaaggaagtaataaaatactaaaatctcAGAATCCTACCCTAAACTCAAACAGCACTGATACAATGATACGCTTATTCATTTGCATGTTTGTACCCTTACACTAACAAACGATACACCTACCGTTTACTGGATGTAtttatctatacattttttttttcctagAAGCTTCTTTCAACTCGTGCAAATTTTGTACTACTTGtgtacatttctttttaagatactttatatttttgaataattactcaatttttgtaattaaaaaaataaaataagcttgacgttgagaaattaatttttttattcatgttcaaATTCTGATTAAGTATTTCGCTCGCAAAATAAACAATCAGATCAGCCGTGATGGAATATGCTAGTGTACATAGGTTAGAATATAGTATTTAGCATGTGTACGCATTACTATTGGTATGTATTCGTGGAATAATAGTTATTCTAAGAattgtttattacaattaaagcctttgttatgtatgtaattttctttctacaTTCAACACACATTTGTCAATTTCAAATAAAGATAGACAGGATATCTGCTTGCAAGGTTTGTTAGAGAATTCACACATAAATCAGAGgctttaggattttttttacaaaaaaagcttTCGTCTTCTCGtctgaaacaaacatacataaattatattaaaaaaaactaaaaactagtaTCAGCTAACAGTCGGTAGGATGTCTTCAAGGAGGATTAAGGAACATAGTTCCTCATTGGTATCCACCGTTTACGAAGACAAGCACAACacgattaaaagaatttattctaCGGAGTGTAGTAAGTAAAAAGGTGTATATCAttcaaaacagtaatttttatatagtgtGTTATATACtccaaatctgtttaaaaacgAAGAAGTTGAATCgacaaagaataaaatgaaatagtctACGATTATATCATATCGCATcacattatacaaaataatatttgttataattaatttagtacaAGAAATTCTACTTAGACAAAATGATGAcaccagtattaaaaaa
This DNA window, taken from Lycorma delicatula isolate Av1 chromosome 7, ASM4794821v1, whole genome shotgun sequence, encodes the following:
- the Sec22 gene encoding vesicle-trafficking protein SEC22, translated to MVLMTMIARLHDGLPLAATMQEDEQSGRSILEYQNQAKMLFRKLNAQSPPQCTIETGPYLFHYLIERDVCYLVLCERNYSKRLAFTYLEDIAQEFYSQHGKRVSTVSRPYSFIEFDTYIQKARKLFTDSRVRRNLTSLNTELQDVQRIMVQNIDDVLQRGTVLSELDSKAQNLSILSQKYKKDAAYLNMKSAYVKAAAGFIVVFVFVMYFWVL